From the genome of Gemmatimonadaceae bacterium, one region includes:
- a CDS encoding glycosyltransferase has protein sequence MTAIAARIAAIGDPTGAGREAVERALLDAPQAQTGLDIGTQALPPRLRSGARRAVLDITEFFGETSGGVRTYLFEKARYVEERPGLRHVVVVPGRRDAITETAGVRCYRLRGPRVPTQAPYRFMLATRSSRRIVEHERPDVIEVGSIGLVPWVVRHAARGAEVPLVAFYHSHLPRMIAPRGPGSPAHRRMLEGFAWRYLRALDHAFATTIVASDFVKRELAAAGIDRTTQVPLGVDLDLFHPRRRASARLTRRLAGISDRPLVLFVGRLARDKELETLIDGWRLAEPSMDAHLVIVGGGPRADALRARARGLRVRWLPYMADRTRLAHLMAAADVYAAPSSLETFGLSAIEAMASGVPVLASDRGGVAELVERSGAGARFESAAVGSLAEQLAALLRSDLHGLGARGRIYAEREHGWTQVLDRLFTVYDSLARS, from the coding sequence ATGACGGCAATCGCCGCGCGCATCGCGGCAATTGGGGATCCCACAGGCGCCGGGCGAGAGGCGGTGGAGCGGGCCCTGCTCGACGCCCCTCAGGCGCAGACGGGGCTCGACATCGGAACCCAGGCGCTGCCGCCGCGCCTCCGTTCCGGTGCGCGGCGGGCCGTGCTTGACATCACGGAGTTCTTCGGCGAGACCAGCGGCGGCGTGCGCACGTACCTGTTCGAAAAGGCCAGGTACGTGGAGGAACGCCCCGGCCTGCGTCACGTGGTCGTGGTTCCCGGCCGGCGCGACGCGATCACCGAGACGGCCGGGGTGCGCTGCTACCGGTTGCGCGGCCCCCGGGTCCCCACACAGGCCCCGTACAGGTTCATGCTCGCCACGCGCTCCAGCCGCCGCATAGTGGAGCACGAGCGCCCCGACGTGATCGAGGTCGGCAGCATTGGGCTGGTCCCGTGGGTGGTGCGCCACGCCGCGCGCGGGGCCGAGGTACCCCTGGTCGCCTTCTACCACAGCCACCTGCCCCGCATGATCGCCCCGCGCGGGCCCGGCTCGCCAGCCCATCGGCGGATGCTCGAGGGCTTCGCCTGGCGTTACCTACGCGCCCTCGACCATGCCTTCGCCACGACCATCGTCGCCTCGGACTTCGTCAAGCGTGAACTCGCCGCGGCCGGCATCGACCGCACCACGCAGGTGCCGCTCGGCGTGGACCTCGATCTGTTCCATCCACGCCGGCGCGCCAGTGCCCGCCTGACGCGGAGGCTTGCTGGGATTTCCGACCGCCCCCTGGTGCTGTTCGTAGGCCGGCTGGCGCGCGACAAGGAACTTGAGACTCTGATCGACGGCTGGCGGCTGGCCGAGCCGTCGATGGACGCCCATCTCGTGATCGTGGGCGGGGGTCCGCGCGCCGACGCGCTCCGCGCGCGGGCCCGAGGGCTGCGCGTTCGCTGGCTGCCGTACATGGCCGATCGCACGCGATTGGCCCATCTGATGGCCGCCGCCGACGTGTATGCGGCGCCCAGTTCGCTGGAGACGTTCGGCCTCTCAGCCATCGAAGCGATGGCCAGCGGGGTGCCGGTGCTGGCCTCCGACCGCGGCGGCGTCGCCGAACTCGTGGAGCGATCGGGGGCCGGGGCGCGATTCGAATCGGCGGCCGTCGGTTCGCTTGCCGAGCAGCTCGCGGCGCTCCTCCGGTCGGACCTGCATGGGCTCGGCGCCCGGGGCCGGATCTACGCGGAACGCGAACACGGCTGGACGCAGGTGCTCGACCGGCTGTTCACCGTATACGACTCACTGGCCCGATCATGA
- a CDS encoding DUF2334 domain-containing protein, with product MKLLVSIHDVTPALERDVRALWDLCAERGLVPALFVVPNWHGNWPIEEYPRFTAWLRAKAREGAEIFLHGERHDEHGLRRGLRDTVRAFGATAREGEFLALNEAQAGVRIRRGLRSLERVGLDPIGFVAPAWLAREDTYRAVRRAGLRFSEDVNSIHLHARATRLPSPVVRWSARSAVRAHLSRAAAEARWLMQRRTWLARLALHPADLRRPAMASSVAAHLDRWRRAHHQFLYALL from the coding sequence ATGAAACTTCTGGTATCGATCCACGACGTGACGCCGGCCCTGGAGCGCGATGTGCGGGCGCTGTGGGACCTCTGCGCCGAGCGCGGCCTGGTACCCGCCTTGTTCGTCGTCCCCAACTGGCACGGCAACTGGCCCATCGAGGAGTATCCCCGGTTCACCGCCTGGCTGCGCGCCAAGGCGCGGGAGGGCGCGGAGATCTTCCTGCACGGCGAACGCCACGACGAGCACGGCCTGCGCCGCGGTCTGCGCGACACGGTGCGTGCGTTCGGCGCGACCGCCCGCGAGGGCGAGTTCCTCGCCCTCAACGAAGCGCAGGCCGGCGTGCGGATCCGCCGCGGCCTCCGGTCGCTGGAGCGCGTGGGGCTCGACCCGATCGGATTCGTGGCACCCGCCTGGCTGGCCCGCGAGGATACCTACCGCGCCGTGCGTCGAGCCGGGTTGCGGTTCAGCGAGGACGTCAACTCCATCCACCTGCACGCCCGCGCTACGCGCCTCCCCTCCCCGGTTGTCCGGTGGAGCGCGCGTTCGGCGGTGCGTGCCCACCTGTCCAGGGCCGCAGCCGAAGCGCGGTGGCTCATGCAGCGCCGCACCTGGCTGGCCCGGCTCGCCCTGCACCCGGCCGACCTGCGCCGTCCGGCGATGGCATCCAGCGTGGCCGCCCATCTCGACCGGTGGCGACGCGCCCATCACCAGTTTCTGTATGCGCTCCTGTGA